The DNA region GTTCAAACCGGTGATGATTGCCAACTTCCTGCAGTCGGCGCGTCTGCTTGGCGAAGCCTGCATCAGTTTCACCGAACATGCAGCCATCGGCATCGAGGCCAACCTCGACCGCATCAAACACAACCTCGAAAACTCGCTCATGCTGGTGACGGCACTCAACCCGCACATCGGCTACGACAATGCGGCCAAAATCGCCAAAAAAGCCTATGCCGAAAACACCACCCTGCGCCAGGCTGCCATTGAACTTGGTTTACTCACCAATGAGCAGTTTACCCAATGGGTTGACCCAAGGAAGATGATTTAATATGCAGGTACCTTAAAAAAAGCCGGGTATTCATCCGGCTTTTTTTTCGAAATAATCCCGAACTTTGAGTAAAAATGCCATGAAAACCATGCATTTTCCTCAATTTTATTTAGCATGGCTGCTTAAATTAACCGCCCTGTCACTGTTAGTTTCGATCAACTATTCCTGCGCATCAATCTGGTCATCAAAAATGAAACCTCACATCCAACCCGTTGACCTGAACCGTTATGCCGGCACCTGGTACGAGATCGCTCGTTTTCCGCATCGCTTCGAGCGCAACCTGACAGGGGTGACAGCCACCTACACCCTGATGCCCAATGGCAAGATCAGGGTTGAGAACAAAGGCTTCAAAAACAGCCTCGACGGGCCTGTGAGCAAAGCCATCGGCAAGGCTAAGCCCGCGGCCGACCCGGCAGTGGGGCACCTCAGGGTGTCGTTTTTCTGGATTTTTTATGCCGATTACTTCATCCTCGGGCTGGATCAGGAAAACTACCAGTGGGCATTGGTTGGCAGCAGCTCTCCCAATTTCCTGTGGATCTTGAGCCGAAAGCCACAAATGGAACAGCAACAGCTCGAACGGCTGATTCAACGGGCTGCCGAACTCGGCTACGACGTCTCAAAGCTTGAGATGGTTCCCCAGCCCGTCCTATAAAATACCCATCTTGTCGGCAATCCAGGTCATGGCAATGGCTATGCCGAATGCCAGTAAAGGGGTGATGATCCAGATGACCCAGAACTTATGCACCTCGTAGTTGCGGAATACATTTTTCCAGCCCGAACGTGCCACGCCTATGGCCAGGATGGCGCCGGTGTTGAGCTGCACCAGCGAGGTAGGAATGCCTTTGGTGGTTGAAGCCCATAGCAACAGGCTGGCAGTAATCACCGAGATGATCATGGCCGACACCGGCCCCAGCTCAACAAGTTTAACACCTGTGGAGCGCATCACCTTGGTGCCCATGAGCGAGCTGCCGATGCCAAAGGTTGGGGCAATAAGCAACACCAGCACCACAATGACCAGCTTGTAATCTTTTTCGGTGGGCATAATTCCCAGCTCGTTTATAATCATAGAAGCCAAAGGGCCGGTGGCATTGGCCACGTTGTTGGCGCCAATGGACATGGCCACATAAAGCGAAGATAAAATGACCAGCGCCTGAAGCAGGGGCAGTTGTTTCAGCACCTGAAACTCATAACTTGCCAGCCGGCTGCCTGGACGGTAGATCATCCGGCCCACGAGATAAGTCAGAAAAAAAGCCACAACAGGCAGGATAAACCAGGTTGGGATGATCTCATAAAAGAGCTTATCGGTCTGAAGCACATCAAAATAAAGCGCAGGTCCGGCCAGGGCAAACACTGTGGATTGGCTGGTGGACTGCGGCACACCCAGAAGGTTGGCAAAAAACAGAGACAGGGCCACCGAAAGCATGATGATGGAGGTGAGCATGACCGACATCTCCTCTATGGGCAGGATACTTCCGCCAAGGGTGCGCGACACGTTTTTGCCGAATAGCAAGGCCCCCACAAGCACCATGATTCCGAACAGGCCGGGAATCAGGTTGCGTGGAATCAGGTTGGCGCCGAAAGCTGCGGCAAAGCTCGGCGCAGTGCCGCTTGCCCCCATATTGACGGCAAGAAAAATGGCAATAATCAGTGGAAGAATAAATTGGCTGTATATGGGTTCGATCATGTCTGCCTGCCGGAATGCCTGTGCAAGTTACAAATTAAGCGCTTGTGCCCGCCTCAGAATGGCTTTTTGTGGTAGTCCCAGGTTTGGCTGTCGCGAAACTGCCGGATTCTGGCAGCAATATGCAGGAAAATCTGCAGATCGCGCTCTCTAAGCCAGGCCACTGCCTCCTGCCGGTTGTTTACTGCCCCTGCCAATGCAATCAGCAGATGAAAATTGTATTGCCGCAGCCATTCGGTGGCACGGGTTTGGTTGTCGATGGCTCCGTCGAGGGCTGCCAGATGGTAAAACTTATGTTTCATAAGCCAGTCGAAAGCATCCTCGCTTCCACGAATGGCACTGCTGAGGCAGCAAGTTCAGGAAAACCATTGTGCAACAGCCAGTTAAGGAACTTACCCTCAGGGTCATCAAAGGTTTGCGCAAAAGCCAGAAGCACCTGTACCGGATATTTTTCCATGGATTCAGCTGTAAACTTCGGCTTCGATATGGTGGATGCGCACCTGATCGGCAATACGTTCAAGTTCCGGCGCTGGCACCTTGACCAGCCCTTCGAGTGCCGTATCGCGTTCGATGGAATAAATCATCACATAACGGGGCTGGATGAGCCTTACTTTCCCGATCCAGTCGTTCACCTGAGCCGGGGTGGTGTTGTCAATATCTTTTCCCTGATACCGGCCCCGTACGAAAAGCGTTTGAAGAATAAGGTTGCCCCGGAAATCGCAAAGCCGGCGCACATAATCGTCGAGCCTGAACGCCTTGAGGGGCATGTTGATGGCCCGCACGATTTCTTCGTTGCCGCCATCGAGCTTCAGAATGTTGTTGTCCACCCTACCAAGGGCCTCAGCCACCTCGCGATGGTGAATCATGCTGCCATTCGAAAGCACGCTCACTTTGGCCGAGGGCAGCACTTCGTCGCGAAGGCGCAGGGTATGTTCGACAATTGCTGGAAAATCGGGATGCATGGTAGGCTCGCCATTGCCCGCAAAGGTGATGCTGTCAGGTTGCAAAGCCGTGCCCTTTAGCTGCAAGAGCTTCGAGCGGAGCATCTGCAAAAATTCTTCCACCGGGGGCAATGGGGTACGCAGGCTGCTGCGGTTTTTGGTCCAGCCACATTCACAATAGATGCAATTGAAAGTGCACAGCTTGCGATGGGTTGGCAACAAATTGATACCCAGCGACATGCCCAGACGACGGCTATGCACCGGACCAAAAATCAGTTCATCGAACAGAAAAACGGACATCCTACGTAGTTTGCAACAAATTTAGGGCTTTTGCCGGTGCGTGCTTATTCGGCCAGCCAATACGGCAAAGCTTCAAAAGATGTAATTTTGCACTTTAATCACCGCTTTAAAGCGATGACAATTTTCGGGCAGATGCGGCAGATCGACATCATCAGGGCACCCATACGCGACGAACTCACCAGGTTTGAGCAGGTGTTCGATGCCAGCATGCGCTCCAAGGCTCCCTTGCTCGACAAGGTGATGCAGTATATCGTGCGCACCAAAGGCAAAAAGCTCCGGCCAATGTTTGTGCTGCTTTCCGCCAAAATCAACGGAGGCATCAACGAATCCACCTACCGGGCAGCTTCGCTGATCGAGCTGCTGCACACCGCCACCCTGGTGCACGACGATGTGGTGGACGATTCGAACCAGCGCAGGGGATTCTTTTCGGTCAATGCACTGTGGAAAAATAAGATAGCCGTGCTGGCAGGCGACTTTCTGCTTTCGCGCGGCATGTTGCTGGCCGTAGAAAACAACGACTTCGGACTCCTGAAGATCGTTTCAAGCGCGGTGAAAGAAATGAGCGAAGGCGAACTGCTTCAGATCGAAAAGGCACGCCGGCTCGACATAGAGGAATCAGTTTATTTCGACATCATCCGCAAAAAAACAGCCAGCCTGATTGCCTCCTGTTGTGCAGTCGGGGCGGCTTCGGCCGGAGCCACTGAAGAGGAAGTGCAAAAAATGCACCAATTTGGCACGCTGGTGGGCACTGCCTTTCAGATCAAGGACGATATACTTGATTTCCAGGACACATCAGTCACCGGCAAACCATCGGGCATCGACATCAAGGAGCGCAAGATGACCCTTCCGCTCATCTATCTGCTCAACCGCAGCAGCAGCTCCGAAAAGCGCCGCATCGTCAACCTGGTGAAAAACCACAGCCATGAGCCTGAAAAAGTGCGGCAGCTGATGGAAATGGTGCGCAATTCGGGCGGCCTGGAATATTCGGCCCAGACCATGAAACAGTTGGTAAGCGACGCCATGCAACTGCTGGAAAACTATCCTGAAAGCGAGGCCCTCAGCTCACTAAAAGCACTGGTTGAATACAGCATAAACCGAAAAAATTAAACCTATGAAACTCCATAGCCATGCCAAGGCAATGATGTTTGCAGCCATTGCCGCAATGATGTTTTTTTCGTGCGTTCGCCCCGACACGCAGGTCAAATCGCCCGATGGCAGCATTGTGCTGAGCTTCGGACTCAATAGCTCCGGAAGGCCCACATATGCCGTTGCCTACGGCGACCAGCCAGTGTTATTGCCCTCCGAACTGGGACTGGAGCTTTACGATGCGCCCGCCCTGGCCGAGGGATTCAAGGTTAGCAAAGTGTTTAAAACCAGCCACAACGAAACCTGGGAAATGCCCTGGGGCGAGCAGCGCGAGGTGAAAAACCAATACAATGAGCTCACTGTGGTGTTGCAGGAAAAGAACGAAGCCCCCAGGACGATGCATCTGATTTTCAGGGTTTATGACGATGGAGTGGCCTTCCGCTATCACATTCCGGACCTGCCGGGCAAAGACTCGGTGTTCATTGCCGAGGAAC from Bacteroidota bacterium includes:
- a CDS encoding lipocalin family protein, whose amino-acid sequence is MKPHIQPVDLNRYAGTWYEIARFPHRFERNLTGVTATYTLMPNGKIRVENKGFKNSLDGPVSKAIGKAKPAADPAVGHLRVSFFWIFYADYFILGLDQENYQWALVGSSSPNFLWILSRKPQMEQQQLERLIQRAAELGYDVSKLEMVPQPVL
- a CDS encoding inorganic phosphate transporter, translated to MYSQFILPLIIAIFLAVNMGASGTAPSFAAAFGANLIPRNLIPGLFGIMVLVGALLFGKNVSRTLGGSILPIEEMSVMLTSIIMLSVALSLFFANLLGVPQSTSQSTVFALAGPALYFDVLQTDKLFYEIIPTWFILPVVAFFLTYLVGRMIYRPGSRLASYEFQVLKQLPLLQALVILSSLYVAMSIGANNVANATGPLASMIINELGIMPTEKDYKLVIVVLVLLIAPTFGIGSSLMGTKVMRSTGVKLVELGPVSAMIISVITASLLLWASTTKGIPTSLVQLNTGAILAIGVARSGWKNVFRNYEVHKFWVIWIITPLLAFGIAIAMTWIADKMGIL
- a CDS encoding radical SAM protein, encoding MSVFLFDELIFGPVHSRRLGMSLGINLLPTHRKLCTFNCIYCECGWTKNRSSLRTPLPPVEEFLQMLRSKLLQLKGTALQPDSITFAGNGEPTMHPDFPAIVEHTLRLRDEVLPSAKVSVLSNGSMIHHREVAEALGRVDNNILKLDGGNEEIVRAINMPLKAFRLDDYVRRLCDFRGNLILQTLFVRGRYQGKDIDNTTPAQVNDWIGKVRLIQPRYVMIYSIERDTALEGLVKVPAPELERIADQVRIHHIEAEVYS
- a CDS encoding polyprenyl synthetase family protein — translated: MRQIDIIRAPIRDELTRFEQVFDASMRSKAPLLDKVMQYIVRTKGKKLRPMFVLLSAKINGGINESTYRAASLIELLHTATLVHDDVVDDSNQRRGFFSVNALWKNKIAVLAGDFLLSRGMLLAVENNDFGLLKIVSSAVKEMSEGELLQIEKARRLDIEESVYFDIIRKKTASLIASCCAVGAASAGATEEEVQKMHQFGTLVGTAFQIKDDILDFQDTSVTGKPSGIDIKERKMTLPLIYLLNRSSSSEKRRIVNLVKNHSHEPEKVRQLMEMVRNSGGLEYSAQTMKQLVSDAMQLLENYPESEALSSLKALVEYSINRKN